Proteins encoded together in one Bactrocera neohumeralis isolate Rockhampton unplaced genomic scaffold, APGP_CSIRO_Bneo_wtdbg2-racon-allhic-juicebox.fasta_v2 cluster11, whole genome shotgun sequence window:
- the LOC126766180 gene encoding LOW QUALITY PROTEIN: uncharacterized protein LOC126766180 (The sequence of the model RefSeq protein was modified relative to this genomic sequence to represent the inferred CDS: deleted 2 bases in 1 codon; substituted 1 base at 1 genomic stop codon), with protein MAPSLIWAYCTKVNNGSKXVKCDLCHKQFLFNKSTSTMMKHLQCAHKIVPPSSNEKQTQKRLNDSHNDFEVQPKKILVAVESSVPSVALVPQTKSSVQENTTVQSQVQGPMDRCINNANSFSAGGRRYDQATTALLRMIAVDNKPLCTTERPGFRKFIKTLQPLYHIPCEPTITNAISRKYQDLSNKIKLELRQTTHNEKLSWLNSSLSERN; from the exons ATGGCTCCCAGTTTGATATGGGCCTATTGCACAAAAGTTAACAATGGCAGTAAA TAAGTAAAGTGTGATTTATGTCataaacagtttttgtttaataaaagcaCATCAACAATGATGAAGCACTTACAATGTGCTCACAAGATTGTTCCTCCGTCAAGTAATGAAAAACAAACTCAGAAAAGATTGAATGACAGTCACAATGATTTCGAAGTTCAGCCTAAAAAA ATTTTAGTCGCTGTCGAATCATCTGTTCCATCGGTTGCTTTGGTACCTCAAACTAAGTCATCTGTTCAAGAAAATACCACAGTACAATCTCAGGTCCAAGGTCCTATGGATCGTTGTATAAACAATGCTAATTCTTTTTCAG CTGGTGGACGTAGATATGATCAAGCTACCACAGCTCTTTTACGAATGATCGCTGTTGATAATAAGCCTCTGTGTACCACAGAAAGACCAGgattcagaaaatttattaaaacactgCAACCGTTGTATCACATACCCTGTGAGCCAACTATAACTAATGCTATAAGTCGTAAATATCAAGATTTgtcgaataaaataaaacttgaaCTGCGACAGACAACACACAATGAAAAGCTATCTTGGCTTAACAGTTCACTATCTGAAAG AAACTGA